Proteins encoded within one genomic window of Streptomyces kaniharaensis:
- the lysA gene encoding diaminopimelate decarboxylase, producing the protein MSRSAHPAGPRHGDVLPEGHYQAPPADLNALDPKVWSRTVARDAEGVATVGGLDVRRLAAEFGTPAYVLDEEDFRTRARAWRDAFGADADVYYAGKAFLSKAVVRWLHEEGLNLDVCSPGELAVALAAGMPPERIALHGNNKSVDELESAVKTGVGHIVVDSYEEIERLAAIAARQGVRQPVLIRITVGVEAHTHEFIATAHEDQKFGLSLTGGAAAEAVRRVLGHDSLELRGIHSHIGSQIFDTAGFEVAARRVVGLLAQIRDEHGVELPEIDLGGGLGIAYTSEDDPREPAEIAVALAEIVRRECVAANLNTPRLSVEPGRAIVGPTAFTLYEVGTVKPLEGLRTYVSVDGGMSDNIRTALYDAEYSVALVSRRSDAAPMLVRVVGKHCESGDIVVRDAFLPADLAAGDLIAVPATGAYCRSMASNYNHALRPPVVAVRDGAARVIVRRETEEDLLRLDIG; encoded by the coding sequence ATGAGCCGTTCCGCACACCCCGCAGGCCCCCGCCACGGCGACGTGCTGCCCGAGGGCCACTACCAGGCCCCGCCGGCCGACCTGAACGCCCTCGACCCCAAGGTCTGGTCGCGCACCGTCGCCCGCGACGCCGAGGGCGTGGCCACCGTCGGCGGGCTCGACGTCCGCCGGCTGGCGGCCGAGTTCGGCACGCCCGCCTACGTGCTCGACGAGGAGGACTTCCGCACCCGGGCGCGCGCCTGGCGGGACGCCTTCGGCGCCGACGCGGACGTCTACTACGCCGGCAAGGCGTTCCTCTCCAAGGCCGTGGTGCGCTGGCTGCACGAGGAGGGCCTGAACCTCGACGTGTGCAGTCCCGGCGAGCTTGCGGTGGCGCTGGCCGCCGGGATGCCGCCGGAGCGGATCGCGCTGCACGGCAACAACAAGTCGGTGGACGAGCTGGAGAGCGCGGTGAAGACCGGCGTCGGGCACATCGTCGTCGACTCCTACGAGGAGATCGAGCGGCTGGCCGCGATCGCCGCCCGCCAGGGCGTCCGCCAGCCCGTGCTGATCCGGATCACGGTGGGCGTCGAGGCGCACACCCACGAGTTCATCGCGACCGCGCACGAGGACCAGAAGTTCGGGCTTTCCCTGACCGGGGGCGCCGCCGCCGAGGCGGTGCGCCGGGTGCTCGGCCACGACAGCCTGGAGCTGCGCGGCATCCACTCGCACATCGGCTCGCAGATCTTCGACACCGCCGGCTTCGAGGTGGCCGCCCGCCGGGTGGTCGGCCTGCTGGCGCAGATCCGCGACGAGCACGGCGTCGAGCTGCCCGAGATCGACCTCGGCGGCGGCCTCGGCATCGCGTACACCAGCGAGGACGACCCGCGCGAGCCGGCCGAGATCGCCGTCGCGCTGGCCGAGATCGTCCGCCGCGAGTGCGTCGCCGCGAACCTGAACACCCCCCGGCTGAGCGTGGAGCCGGGCCGGGCGATCGTCGGCCCGACGGCGTTCACGCTGTACGAGGTCGGCACGGTGAAGCCGCTTGAGGGCCTGCGCACCTACGTCAGCGTGGACGGCGGCATGTCCGACAACATCCGCACCGCGCTGTACGACGCCGAGTACTCGGTGGCCCTGGTGTCGCGCCGCAGCGACGCCGCGCCGATGCTGGTCCGCGTGGTCGGCAAGCACTGCGAGTCCGGCGACATCGTGGTCCGGGACGCCTTCCTGCCGGCCGACCTGGCCGCCGGCGACCTGATCGCGGTGCCCGCCACCGGCGCGTACTGCCGCTCGATGGCGAGCAACTACAACCACGCCCTGCGGCCGCCCGTGGTGGCCGTCAGGGACGGCGCGGCGCGGGTGATCGTCCGCCGTGAGACGGAGGAGGATCTCCTGCGTCTGGATATCGGATGA
- a CDS encoding homoserine dehydrogenase — protein sequence MMRTRPLKVALLGCGVVGSEVARIMTTTADDLAARIGAPVELAGIAVRRAGRVRPGVPEHLITTDAEALINRGDIDVVVEVVGGIEPSKHLILSAFEQGASVVSANKALLAQDGTELHAAAAAAGVDLYYEAAVAGAIPLLRPLRESLAGDKVNRVLGIVNGTTNFILDKMDTTGAGYSEALEEATALGYAEADPTADVEGFDAAAKAAILAGIAFHTEVTAADVYREGITEVTAADIASAKEMGCVVKLLAICERAADGESVTARVHPAMIPLSHPLASVREAYNAVFVEAEAAGRLMFYGPGAGGSPTASAVLGDLVAVCRNKLAEATGPGDSVYTQLPAKPMDEVVTRYHVSLDVDDRAGVLAQVASVFAEHGVSIDTVRQQGRDGDASLVVVTHRATDAALSATVDKLRALDSVRDVASIMRVEGE from the coding sequence ATGATGCGTACGCGCCCGCTGAAGGTGGCGTTGCTGGGTTGTGGTGTGGTGGGCTCCGAGGTGGCGCGCATCATGACGACGACGGCCGACGACCTCGCCGCGCGCATCGGTGCCCCGGTCGAGCTCGCCGGCATCGCGGTCCGCCGCGCCGGCCGGGTCCGCCCCGGCGTGCCCGAGCACCTGATCACCACCGACGCCGAGGCCCTGATCAACCGGGGCGACATCGACGTGGTCGTCGAGGTCGTGGGCGGCATCGAGCCGTCCAAACACCTCATCCTGTCGGCGTTCGAGCAGGGTGCCTCGGTGGTCAGCGCCAACAAGGCGCTGCTCGCCCAGGACGGCACCGAGCTGCACGCCGCCGCCGCGGCGGCTGGGGTGGACCTGTACTACGAGGCCGCGGTGGCGGGCGCGATCCCGCTGCTGCGCCCGCTGCGCGAGTCCCTCGCCGGGGACAAGGTGAACCGGGTGCTGGGCATCGTCAACGGCACCACCAACTTCATCCTCGACAAGATGGACACCACCGGCGCCGGCTACTCGGAGGCGCTGGAGGAGGCCACCGCGCTCGGCTACGCCGAGGCGGACCCGACCGCCGACGTCGAGGGCTTCGACGCCGCCGCGAAGGCCGCGATCCTGGCCGGGATCGCCTTCCACACCGAGGTCACCGCGGCGGACGTCTACCGCGAGGGCATCACCGAGGTGACCGCCGCCGACATCGCCTCCGCCAAGGAGATGGGCTGCGTGGTCAAGCTGCTCGCGATCTGCGAGCGGGCGGCGGACGGCGAGTCCGTGACCGCCCGGGTGCACCCGGCGATGATCCCGCTGTCGCACCCGCTGGCCTCCGTCCGCGAGGCGTACAACGCGGTGTTCGTCGAGGCCGAGGCGGCCGGGCGGCTGATGTTCTACGGCCCGGGCGCGGGCGGCTCGCCGACCGCCTCGGCGGTGCTCGGCGACCTGGTCGCGGTGTGCCGCAACAAGCTCGCCGAGGCCACCGGCCCCGGTGACTCGGTGTACACGCAGCTCCCGGCCAAGCCGATGGACGAGGTGGTCACCCGCTACCACGTCAGCCTGGACGTGGACGACCGCGCGGGTGTGCTCGCCCAGGTGGCGTCCGTGTTCGCCGAGCACGGGGTGTCGATCGACACCGTGCGCCAGCAGGGCCGGGACGGCGACGCCTCGCTCGTCGTGGTCACCCACCGTGCCACCGACGCCGCCCTGTCGGCGACGGTCGACAAGCTTCGCGCGCTGGACAGCGTGCGGGACGTGGCCAGCATCATGCGGGTCGAAGGGGAGTAA